The genomic segment GGGCCAGGAAAGAAATTTGTCAAATGAAATGTCTCTGTGAATTTAGTCCAAAGAGGGCAGGCAGTTTGATGAGCATTATGTATCGCAATAGCATATAAAAGCAAATGGAGTAGGTCCAATAAGATTTTTTAGTTCTAGCTGAGAGAGAGAGCTCCAGACTTCAAAGTGGTTCTGTTCAATCCTGTTTTATGAGGTGAATTTAATCAATACTGTGTGATGAATTTTAATAGATATCTTCTAGCATCTATGGAGATAATACGTGATTTTCAACTTAGCtctattaataaataattacattaatagaTTTCCTAACATTGAACCACCCATGCATCCATGTAATAAACTGAACTTAGATATGATGAGCTGCTGTTTTTTTCTGCTGCCGAAAtgtctgctaatattttatttaggatttttgtattgattttcaTAAGTGACAGTCTTTTTTGTATGCAATCTTAACACATTTTGATCAGTGTTATACTTATCTCATAAAAATGATTTtggagcttttcatttttttaggccTTAGATCAGTTTAAATActattggaattattttttctttggtagaATTCTTAGACTGTTTGGGACTAGTAAATTTTGTAATATAACTCTTGACAACTTTATTCTCTGGAATTAGACTCTAGGTTTTCTATATGTTCCagcatttgttttattaaattacattttcctaGAAAATTGGCTGTTTAATCCAAGCTTTGCTTTCCATTTGAATGGAGCAGAAAAAAGTAgtttgagttttttatttcctctatttctatttctcccatatttcttaaatttaatatttgttcccccttctttttttttctgaatttagaaTAGATAGTAATTGATCTGTTATCAGTTTTGCAAAGAAAGATCTGTTGGAGTTATTTATTAATTctactattttctgttttctaatttaatatttttaactgtaACTTAATTAATTCCTAcacccatttttattttcttaattttattatggtTTTCCTGACCTTTTAAGTGCTTAATTAATCTATTTTCATTGTTCTATCGATACAGTATTTAATGTTATGAGTTATATTTCTCCTTTAGCAGTATTCATATCTCATAAGTTGTAAAATGTTGCATTTTCATATCCATTATCTACATGTTTtgctattttgcatttttctttcacttttaagtacctttaaaattttttaaatattcaggtAATAGAggacttttgttttcttaattactTATGTAATTAAGTTTTAGTTTTATTGCACAGTGATCAGAAAACATTGTATTTCTAATATATAACATCTATTGAGGTTTTCTTTTATGACCTAATATCTATTCAGTTTATGCTACTATCTTGACCTATTAATAAGAAGATATGGTTCTGATTTCTAGGAAATAGAACTACACAGACATGTACACATCCACATATTCAGGTTACATGTATATAAtgtaaatgatatataaaaattatgtttaactgattattttatttagggAGGATTTTCTATatcctttgtctttctcattttcaGTAAATTTGTTTTATCATGAATTGAGAAAgatgatttaaattttccttctggagttcccgtcgtggcgcagtggttaacgaatccgactaggaaccatgaggttgcgggttcggtccctgcccttgctcagtgggttaacgatccagcgttgccgtgagctgtggtgtagattgcagacgcggctcggatcccgtgttgctgtggctctggcgcaggccggtggctacagctccgattcaacccctagcctgggaacctccatatgctgcgggagcggcccaagaaatagcaacaacaacaacgacaacaaaaagacaaaaagacaaaaaaaaaaaagtttccttctgttagtgtgtttatttcttcttatagCTCCTGCTGTTTTAGTATTTAGTGCATAGAGAGTGACAGCTCTCTCATATACATTACAGAATTTACCCTGTAACATTATAAAGTTTTCTTGCTTAACACTTTTGGCCTGACTTCCATTCTAGCTGATATCCATACTCTTTGTTTATGTGTTCATTTGTTTGCATTTACTTCAAATACCTTTGGccaccattttattttcagtctttctgaGTCACTTGGTTTTAGATAGGTTTTTGTATGTAACATggatttgtattttgttttatgatcCAGACTGCTTCTTTTTCAACTAATGGAGAAGTCAGGACATTTGCAATTATTTATATGTGTTTGCTTTGGTTCCATCATAGTATTTTATGTTATGACTTCTCATCTtatattcacattattttaaatcaCTAACTACATGGCTTGCCTTTCTTCTTCCTAATGTGTGTAAAATTATGATACTtagaaaaatttgtatttttgtaatgGTGAATGCttttataatgataattttataaaatactattaCTATGTCTATTAGTACTCCACTATAATTAATGGTACAACTAATACATTCTGtcttattttcttctgtgttccCTTTTTTACACCATCAAGTTTTATCCCAAAAGTTAATCTTCCTTGGTGTTTATTTGACACTATTAAATATGCTTACTACTTTACTGATGGCCAGCTTTTAAGTACTCTTGTCCCACCTCCAGGGAGATATCAACTTGTCCTAAATAGGTAAACGTTCTTATTAGGATTCTCAGTTTTCAGAATgtagtattactcagccataaaaaagaacagaataatgccatttgcagcaacagggatgcaactagagagattctcatacttagcgaagtaagtcagaaagagaaagacaaataccatatatcacttacatgtgaaatccaaaatatggcacaaattaacctatctacaaaacagaaacagactcacagacatggagaacagacttgtggttaccagggggaggagggaggaagtgggatggatgaggagattgtggttggtagatgcaaactattacatttagaatggatgagcaatgaggtcctactgtatagcacaggggatatgatcttgggatagaccataatggaagataatatgggtcactttgctgtaaaacagaaattgactcaacactgtaaatcaactataccctaataaaaaataaatttaaaaaatcctcctTAGCTTATTCATTAATTAATACATGGGGTTGTTTGTAcatagtaatgaaaacaaaagacagtTACAAATCCTAATGTTCCCATTAAGTAAAATCTTGAACTCTTCATCTGTAACTTGGAATTTAGTTACTATCTGTTGAACCGTAAATGGTTGGGTGGATCTTGTATGATAAGCAAgttttcctgcttctctgtgaAATTATGGATTTCCTAACCTAATTTTTCCTGTCATATTAGCTTTCAGTGAGCCCCTCTGTCCATGGCCCTATTTGAGTTGCGATTTGTGTAATCTCGGTAACTGTTCCTGAATGGTATAAGGGTATATGTTCCTCCAAAATATATTAtattggcataaggattattttgagctaaggACTATTGGCAAAAAGtcagtataagaaaatatatccCTATTTACCTAAAAGCAggacaaaaatgttaaaagtgttcctttctcctctctaCCTGGAAGGACATAAGTTAATCACTGGAGACAACTCTAGAGGCTTTTAAGGCCAGAGACCTCACCAACAgaatctacattaaaaaaaaaaaaaaacaacactactaggagctcctgttgtggctcagcagtaaagaacccgactagtatccatgaagattcaggttcaatccctggccttgctcaatgggttaaggatccagcgttgctgggagatgtggtgtaggttgtagacatggctcagatcccacattgctgtggctgtggctggcaactgcagctctgactcaacctctagcctcagaacttctgtatgccttaggtgtggccctaaaaagcaaaaaaaaaaaaaaaagaaacaagaaaaaaatattactaattaGACCTTATCTTCCATTAATTTTCCCCATATACTTACCTTCTCACAGTTTGCCACCTCAGAAGTTCAAGgtcctttttctttatcttttaacttctctacaaatttattgttctttgttAAGATGCTATTTAAGCCTAATTTCTAACCACTCCTTGAAGTTAATCATCACTGAGTaatcctgtgtgtgtgcacagcaCACATATTAAtatacttctgtttttctctttttaatctctctttcacCATTCTAATTTTTAGGGTGCTAGTCAATAAACCTAAgatagaggaaatttttttttctcccctatagTTTCTAATAACCACCTACTATCAAGGGGGAGCATATCAAAGCATAAGAAAATAAGAGCTTCAGGAGTTCTCAGCCCAACAGTTGCAGCTTAGCCAACAGTtggggctcagtgagttaagaacactACTAATATTCATTAAGATGCAagttcagtttgatccctggcttcagtgggttaccgatccggggttgccatgagctgtggtgtaggtacagacactgctcaaatctggcattgctgtggctgtggcataggccggcagctgcagctctgatttgacccctagcccgggaacttccatatgccgctggtgcagccctaaaaaaaagaagaaaaaaaaaaaaaaggaaaatgaaagcttCAATTCCCAGAAGTCCCTTTATACTAAAAATGCAAAGATAACCGTATCATGAGTGAGTTAGCAATATTAATAACTCACTCTCTcttcatataaaatataactaGTGAGAACAAGTACAAGGAGTCAAAGGAAGATCAAAACACCATTATATCTTTATTAATAGCAAAACTTATTAGCGAAATCAATGTCGGGACTCAAACCCCCCTCCTAGAACCTGGACCCTAACTTTATCCTATAAAGGACAGGAGGGGAGGTTAGAGATGAAATGGCACAAATCTGACTTATCCTTGCCAGGAGTTTGCCTTAATTCAGTGCAAATAGGTCAGCGATGAAGAGACACTGGGCCAAGTTCCATCAATGACCAACTTGTCagtctttttcagttttatctgTTAGATTAATCTCTCCTCCTCTCATAGAAAGGACTAAGTAAGGGAGCAATAATAGGAATGGGAAATGCTCACTTATGAACTGCTCCCTCTTGGCAGGTAGAACCACTTCTGTCCTTTGGTAGAGATTGCTGATTGCCTGCTCAAGAGTCATTTCCTCCTTCTTAATTAGTGACAGAATCATAAATTTTTTCTTGGATGGCAATTTCCGGAAGTTGAATGTTAAGTTTCAGTCACCCTTGTAAGCCGGGGTGGCTAGTGAGATGTCAGTGGAAGTTACTCATTGAATAGGAAAAGCACCCTTTGCCCTCCTTTGCCCTTTTATCTTCTTTCTGCTTGAACTGTGGACAAAAGTATATGAGATCTAGCAGCCATTGGGAAATCATGAtacatccatgagaatgaagtcactactaggaagagaaaaaagaaagacaccgAGTCCTAGATGATTCACTCTGTCATCTCAGCACTGGACTGCCCACCTCTAGATGCCTTTTGtgttagagaaaaataaactcttatGTGTTAAACCATTGCAGTCAGACTTACATTATCAGTAGCTGAAGCAGTTAGTAAATGATggatttaataatttaattaactTAGTAAATGATTAATTTATGTAAGTATGAGGGGAGAGAGGGCAATGTTTGTCTGTCTAACACATGGCTAAGTCCTTGCACTGAGCCATGCATTGCCCCACAGAGTAGAGCAGTTCCTGTCACTCCCAAGTTCCACCTAAAAGTTCTTCCTGGACTGTTGGTCCTGCTACTTGATGTCCATGACTTACCTCTTTGCTCTTCTACCTGTTTATAATATATAAGAATATGTAGCTATCAAGAACAGTTTATTCTTCTCTAGTCTATGAAACTATATCACCACCTAATCATTATATAATTCTATTTAGATTTCAATGCTGATAAcacttttatatttctatacaacttattacatattataaacaaatattaaaaccAGAATTATGAATTTAGGAGTCAAATATGTGGTTGTTGGAGCCATGGGAGCTGGAGAGACATCTCAGGAAGAGCCAAAAAGAGAAGTAGACCAAAGACTATACCCAGAGGAATCTTGACATTAATAATGCTTCCTGAAGAGAAAATGTTGCTTGCTGAAAGTCAAAATGTCATTGCTGTGAGGTGACAGAATTTTGGTATTATGGCAGAGGGACCCACTTTAGGACATCTGACTCAGAGTACCAAATCACATTTCTCACCTTCTGTAAAGAAAAAGCCCCTAGAACTGTTCCTATCTGTTGACCTTTTGAGAACCAACAATTCCTCAACACCAACCTCAGGGGATACAAAAGATGATGTATCCTTGGTTTGTGAGAGAGGTGAAAGTCtccataatttataaaatgttggcttttTGTGTGAGCAGTTAATGGCTCTTGCTGGCTGTTGCGAGAACCAGTACCAGTTCCTCTGAATTTTTGTCATTTCATATCTTCACTAACAAAGATACAAGCTGGTGTCTCATTAAGTCAGACTTATGCTTTCACCTCTGCTCACCCCAGTGCCAATATAGGatgaatgtaaataaaattattcttggccttgatgtatttatttcataattatcCCTTTCCactcacatccttatggttcTGATTTATTCCTTATTTCCACTCATTTAACTAATGGTAATTTTTCCTTGATGCGTATCAGTTATATTTGTTCTTATTCTTCCTTATTTTTGATCTTCCTAATATCCCCAGATCCCCATGTGCCTAGATATAGACAGTCCTCTGGAGGGTAGAATTCAGCTAAGTCCAGAGGACTGACTAGCAGTGGTTCAGTGCGGCATTAACACAGTTCCAGTGagtgagttaatatatgtaaggTACCTTAAACAGTGCCCAAACAGTAGAGtacatgctcagtaaatgttaagtATCATTATTATCATAATCTAGATGTAATCCAAGTATCAGATTTTTCTACCTTCAGAGACATCCTCCCTTGAGCATATTTGGGGAAACTAAGTTTCATCTCACATCTCTCACCCTTAGTCAGTTCCAAGCTGCAGGTGCTTCTCTGTGCTGTTCCTAGCTCCATCTCAGGATGTCTTGCTTCTGGCCATAACCAGGTACACTTGAACTTCCTTTCTTCTCAGTATGAAGCTGCCACTTCAGATGAGTATCAGCAGAGAGATAAATGTGAAGAAGATCTTACTTCTTTTTGTTGCCTTATTTCTCATGCTGATACACAATATCCAATCTTATGCAagagttgaaaaaaatataagcaaagcaAAATACGTAGACTGAGTACTTTTTATGACTCTCCTCATATCCAAAAGAAAAGTACCAAGTGTTCTCCTCATGAACACCCCAAGTTCTAGTCTCCACACAGAGAACGCTCCATTCTTTGACCCTCAGCATAAGTTTCTATCCTCCCATCTTGCCACATGTGTTGGTCTGGCCCTAAGTTCACCTTCCTGCTTACACTCAGGACCATTTATGAGGGTGTACTCTTCAAAATCTGAAATATTGATTATAGAATAGCAAAAAATTAACAGAGTATCACAGAGAAGTCTTTGGCACTCAAAATCGTTATCCTTTCCCAGTCTCCCTGCAAGTAGAAAGTGAAtatgatttctctctcttcctgattCTCTAATAGTTAACTgtaatacacaaacacacacacacacacatacacacacaaacacatattctCAGAGATGGTAAAAATCTAAGTTTactgtaaagaataaaataattgtcCTAAGTGTCTATAATATGCACAGTATCTCCAGGGCAGTTTGCAGTTGGCATAATCATATAAATCCATGGAATTTCTACTTTGTTCTTCTGCTTTCAGTCTTAGAGCCCAGAACCCAAGAATTTGGCTCAGTTATAAGACTATCTTTCACTACCCCATGGTTACCAATCCAAAGCCTAAGAGTTTTGAAACATTGAAATAAaagattttggttttgatttatctTTACATTTCAGGCCTGGTAAAGAACTCTTGGTGAGGCCTTCTCTTCTGTATACATGGATGTACATGAAAGAGATGATTTACAATCTTTCTAGTGAAGCAACTTCTCTAGGAGTTGGGAGACGATCTTACCTATGGCCCAAGGTATATTCTACCTTTTGTCTTTGGTAAGGCTGCTCCCATaactgaggaaaaaataaattcactctCTTGGGCCTTCATACCACTACCTGCCCATCTTCCAGCCAGAAAAGTTGCTTGGACAAACCCACTTAGCCtacaaggaaaagaatggaaaacttaGAGCCTTATCTCACTCATCTCTTGGACCTAGTATAGAGTCCAGTAAACATTAGGCACTTAATGGAATAAGCAGTGAATCAATGTAAATGGTGTAACCCTCAAAAAGAATATAATcaagaaatttgaattttttaagtaaagattctaaaaaaaaaaaattaaaactctcccacctatagagaaaaaaattcttaagtatGTGTTTACCAGTAAATAATTGATACAAACAAAATCATCAGAAGAGCACTCTCTTCAGCAAGTTTAACATCCTTATTCCTCAAGCTGTAGATCAGAGGGTTAAGCATGGGAATCACATTGGTGTAGAAGACTGAAGCAAATTTACCCTGGTCCATAGATccagaaaaagaatttgttaaATAAGTAAATGCCCCTGATCCAAAaaacagaaccacagcaactaTGTGGGAGCCACATGTGCCAAAGGCTTTAGACCTGCCCTCAGCAGAGGGAATACGGAAGATATTAGAGAGAATCAAAGTATAAGAGATGAAGATGCTGATACTGGATAAGGTGATGACCACTCCAACAGCAATAAAAAACACCAGCTCATTGACGTGGGTGCTGGTGCAGGAGAGCTGCAGGAGAGGGAGGACTTCACACAGATAATGGTCAATGATGTTGGAATCACAGAAGGTCAGTCTCAGCATGCCTCCAGCATGGGCCATGGCCCCAGCAAACCCTATGACATATGAACCAACCATCAGCAGAGAACAGATCTGAGGGGACATGGTGACCATGTACAGCAgagggttgcagatggccacatagcgatcataggccATCGATACCAATACATAGCACTCAGAattgacaaagaaacaaaagaaaaatagttgtGTCATGCATCCCACATAAGAAATGATATTTTCTGACACAAAATCATTTAGCATTTTGGGGGTAAACACACAAGAATAACAGAGATCTATAAAAGACAAGTTGAAGAGGAAAAAGTACATTGGAGTGTGAAGGCTAGTATTCAGCCCAATTAAGGTGATCAAGCCCAGGTTGCCTACCACAGTCAAGACATATATCCCTAAGAACAAGAGGAACAGGGGGAGCTGGAGTTCTTTTTGTTGTGATAATCCCACAAGGATAAACTTAGTCACCAAGGAGCTGTTTCTTAGAGGCATTTTCTTCTGGGGAGCTGTCTATGGAAACAAGGGACAAAATACATAGACAGGTTATGGCACAAGCATAGCTAATGGAAAACAGATCTCAAATATGAGCCAGTGCATGAATACTCtcctttttgcctttcttctctTATCTATGCCCCACCACCAAGCTATTGACAGTGTGTCTGTGGCTATATCTCACCTCCCCTGGGCTGATCCAGGGTAGACTCTGTTGAGTGTGGGCAGCAAGAATCCAGTCCCCACTTGGGAGATGAGGAGATGGAGCCCTGAATTGGCTGTCCAGTGACTCTCAGACCTTCTGAGAGCCGGAAGTACAACCTGTGCCCACTGCCTCAGACTGAGAGACAGGAACTCTCCTGTCCCCCTTTGTCTCTATTCATTCTGCTTCCCTCTCTCAACCAGACACAGGGTTCCCACCTTGGAGAGAAAACCATGAGTGTTCCTTCTGGCTACATATCCTTaccttccttttctaattctccTCACTGCATTTCACACCATAGTCAGTGTTAAGAGTAGGGAAGGAATCACTGCATCCCAAACTCTTTGGTTGTGAGTTTATGGGAGTCAGACATTCCTCCTTCCTGACCCCCCACAGTCCTGGCCCTTATGCAGTCTCCTTTTCCATTAGCTCAAAGGAGAAAATAGTGTTAGTGCATAAAGCAGACAGCCTCAAGTTTTAACTCTTCTGGTTCCTTTGGTGCTGAGAGTCAGAGACTTTACAGATCCTAGTCTCCAAGGTGCTCTAGGAATAGACCAAGATTTCTGTTTGTGGATTTTCCCAGATGGTATACATCAacctcaggagaaaaaaaaaaaatagcaactctCATTTTCACCAGAACCCCAGCTGGCATATCATGAAGAACTTCATGCTGCTTGCTGATCTCAATCTGCTTAAATACAATTTCATTCCCCTGCGAATTTCTCAGAGATTTGTCCCTATAGGAAAGAAATTGTACTCTTTGTTTACCGCCTGGATGATGatgtttacttaaaattttaggTCTTGAGTGTTGTACTCAAACTTCTTAATTCCAGGGATTTCATGTCATTTGTTAGTtttcctcaccaccaccaccaccacaaacacCACCTACCCTTAGCTCTGCAAGGACTGTAGACAGGCTTTTACTATGTAAGAGTAGATTAAAATATCACATCACATATGCAAAAAagcatacacacacgcacacactcacacacacacccctgcacaAAATTACACTATGGATGTGTGCAGGCTAAGGAATTAACAGGAGATGTACCTAAAGGTTTTAATCTTGTCATCCTTCAGATGATAAAACTGGTCTCCATGTGATCTGCTACATGAATATTCTAAGAAACATTTAAAGATATGTGAGCAATTGCATTTGTAAGTTTCCACTGAGGCTGCCTAAAATAATCCCAGATTGCCTGGAACAGTCTTGATTTACATCCATTATCCCTGTATAATTATTAATAGCAAACCCTCTCACTCTCAAAAGTGTCTGGATTTGGATAACAAATTATATAGTCACCCTACTAAAAACAGCATAAGCAGCTATTCAGGTCCTCTGGCCTCTGCTCTCTTCCAGACCCACTGACTTCTATCCACTTTCTGACTTAGGGAGTCTCTTTGTCTTCACCCTCCTTGCCCTGAGAGTTCTATTTCACTGAACCTACTCTTCCTGACCAACCAGTACTATCTCTTCAGTAGACTTTGGCTTAAAATGGTAAGGTCATTAACTGCAAGCTGCTTTTGATTTATACCTAGCCAAAACAcctaaagcaaataaatacaaaccATAGCTACCTGCCTAAAATAGGTAGAAGGGAAATAGGAGGAGAGGAATTACATaggaacagaaaataaacactGTTACAATTCTGCATTGTAATGATTGGTCCAATGGTATAATGTTGTATATTGCTAAATATCATACAATAAATTGATTAGTAGTATTTAATAAacttggatatatatatacattttaacacAGCAGTTCTACTCCAAGGTGTATacccaataaaaaataagtacacaTATTTACCTAAAACCATGACAAGAAAGtgcatagcaaaacaaaaaaaaggtcacagatgcagctcaggtctgatgctgctgtggctgtggtgtaggcctgcagctgcagctccgattcgacccctagcctaggaacttccatttgtcatgggtgtggccctgaaaagacaaggaaaaaaaaaagaaggttcatAGCACCAATatacataatagccaaaaactgaagATGACCTATATGTCAGTCAGCTGTAGACTAGATAATAAATTGTGGGATATTAATATTAATTGTGGGATAAATTCTATATAGCCACTAAAGAATAACAGATAAATGTACAAACATATTATGAAGCAAAAGGAGCCAAGGACAAAAGAGTATATACTTCATGATtccatttctgtgatgtcccagAACAAGTAAACTAATCTTCGGTGTTAGAAGTCAGATAGCAGTTATTCATGGTTGGTCAATCAGGGCTAATGACTAGAAAAGCGTAGGAAAGTGCTTCAGGGTTGCTGACATGTTCTGTTTCTGATAGGGGTGCTGGTTACATGGATGTGCTCAGTGTGTAAAACTTCATCaagctttgtttttatattacataaattaaaattttacttaaaacatAGAGAATAAAAACACATTAATTATTGAACAAATCATCCTGCCAAATTTATTTAACACTAAAATTACTAAACATCTTTGAGTCATAATTCTCTAATTTATTAAATGGAAATTTACTAAGCTAACAACTCTCAGTATGGTATcacatgcaaaacaaaacaaaaaaacccatcatttttacttttcatcaATCTTATGTTTCTTAAAACCTTCTGTTTCTTATATAAAAgggaggaaatcaaaaggaaaagaattaatgCATACAACTACAGAGCGCCTGGCATTATGCTGAATTTTTTCTAACGTAACATGTTTATAACTACTCTACAGTGTGTATCTGTGTGGTAGATTATTATTTCCAAAGATGGCCATtccaacacatatacacacatacatatatacatcttgCATCCTACATGCTCTTGGCACAATGAGACCAATACTCCTCCAATAACGAGGTGGTGTCTATCCTCTCTACGCTGATATCCAGGCAGGAACTTGAGATTTCTACCAAGAGTAATGCTATGTGACTTCCCAGATTCAGTCGTAAAAGGGTACAGcattcacctctctctctctcccccccccttctctctctctccccgtttctctctctctccccctctctctctccccaacccccatcttctctctgtgtctcccctTCCTACCTCCCTTCCTCCATTTCTATTCCTCTTTTATCATTCCCAGCAAACCAGGACAGTCATATTAGAACACTCTGGCTTTGTCTCTAGATCTGCCACAGAGCAGCAAATTTATGTTTGTTTATCCAGTGTCGAGGGGCAACAGAAGCCCTCTAGGGCCACAGGCTACATCAG from the Sus scrofa isolate TJ Tabasco breed Duroc chromosome 9, Sscrofa11.1, whole genome shotgun sequence genome contains:
- the LOC100523744 gene encoding olfactory receptor 8B4-like, with protein sequence MPLRNSSLVTKFILVGLSQQKELQLPLFLLFLGIYVLTVVGNLGLITLIGLNTSLHTPMYFFLFNLSFIDLCYSCVFTPKMLNDFVSENIISYVGCMTQLFFFCFFVNSECYVLVSMAYDRYVAICNPLLYMVTMSPQICSLLMVGSYVIGFAGAMAHAGGMLRLTFCDSNIIDHYLCEVLPLLQLSCTSTHVNELVFFIAVGVVITLSSISIFISYTLILSNIFRIPSAEGRSKAFGTCGSHIVAVVLFFGSGAFTYLTNSFSGSMDQGKFASVFYTNVIPMLNPLIYSLRNKDVKLAEESALLMILFVSIIYW